The following proteins are co-located in the Nerophis lumbriciformis linkage group LG22, RoL_Nlum_v2.1, whole genome shotgun sequence genome:
- the pvalb6 gene encoding parvalbumin 6, translated as MAMNSILNADDIKKALDAFAAADSFDYKKFFEMIGLTNKSSEDVKKVFTVMDADNSGYIEEEELKFVLKGFAKDGRDLTDKETKTFLHAADKDGDGKIGVDEFTALVKE; from the exons ATGGCGATGAACAGCATCCTTAACGCTGACGACATCAAGAAAGCACTCGATGCATTCGCAG ctGCCGACTCTTTTGACTATAAGAAGTTTTTTGAGATGATTGGCCTGACGAACAAGTCTTCTGAGGACGTGAAGAAGGTGTTCACGGTGATGGACGCTGACAACAGTGGCTACATAGAGGAAGAGGAGCTCAA ATTTGTCCTGAAGGGGTTTGCCAAAGATGGCCGGGACCTGACAGATAAGGAaaccaaaacatttttacatGCAGCCGACAAGGACGGGGACGGAAAGATTGGAGTTGACG